A part of Sinorhizobium chiapasense genomic DNA contains:
- a CDS encoding NmrA/HSCARG family protein: protein MTTKRNVLVTGATGQQGGAVAHALLSKGHRVKALTRKPDSDAARRLAAAGADVVAGDLGDAASIVKAASDVDTMFLMGNTYEAGAEAEVRQGIIAADAAKAAGVGHLIYSSVADADKRTGIPHFESKYSVEKHVAGLGIPYTISAPVAFMENVVAPWAVGALRKGAHAFAMPPKRVLQLVALADIGAFVAALVERRGHVFGMRFDIAGDELSGEEQANILSQAIGRPINYQEIPIATARQQSEDAALMFEWFDRVGYDADIAALRREFPEVHWLSFADWARAYDWSALERASAG from the coding sequence ATGACCACCAAGCGAAACGTTCTCGTCACCGGCGCCACCGGTCAGCAGGGAGGCGCTGTCGCGCACGCACTGCTTTCCAAAGGGCACCGCGTCAAGGCGTTGACCCGCAAGCCGGACAGCGATGCCGCGCGGCGGCTGGCGGCTGCCGGCGCGGATGTCGTGGCCGGCGATCTCGGCGACGCGGCCTCCATCGTGAAGGCCGCAAGCGACGTCGACACCATGTTCCTGATGGGAAACACCTATGAGGCCGGTGCGGAGGCGGAGGTCCGCCAGGGGATCATTGCCGCCGATGCGGCGAAGGCGGCCGGCGTCGGGCACCTGATCTACTCGTCCGTTGCCGATGCCGACAAGAGGACGGGCATCCCGCACTTCGAAAGCAAGTATAGCGTCGAAAAGCATGTCGCCGGGCTCGGCATCCCTTACACGATCAGCGCGCCGGTCGCCTTCATGGAAAATGTCGTCGCGCCGTGGGCGGTCGGCGCGCTGCGAAAGGGCGCTCACGCCTTTGCCATGCCTCCCAAGCGCGTCCTCCAGCTCGTCGCCCTCGCGGACATCGGGGCTTTCGTCGCCGCCCTGGTCGAGCGGCGCGGGCATGTTTTCGGCATGCGCTTTGATATCGCCGGGGACGAGCTGTCCGGCGAAGAGCAGGCGAACATCCTCTCGCAAGCGATCGGCCGTCCGATCAACTACCAGGAAATCCCGATCGCCACCGCTCGACAGCAAAGTGAAGATGCGGCGCTCATGTTCGAATGGTTCGACCGCGTCGGCTACGACGCCGACATCGCGGCACTGCGCCGGGAGTTTCCGGAGGTTCACTGGCTGAGCTTTGCGGATTGGGCGCGCGCGTACGATTGGAGTGCTCTTGAGCGGGCGTCCGCCGGCTGA
- a CDS encoding LysR family transcriptional regulator, translating into MLDLNDIVVFARVVEAGSFTAAARQLGMPKTTVSRRIAALEREVGVRLIQRTTRSLNMTDAGRLYYEESSQALRTIEEANLRLAEARAEPSGTIRISAPVGFGGHFLTRAVVDFLAMYPKTKVELRLTDDNLNLVENGIDLAFRTGILADSTLIARKLGSTHRLLCASPDYVARSGVPDGPADLARHQCVIAGPSAASAHWVLDGPHGQETVTVAGRFAANEMQAVVAAAIAGYGIAQVPQAIAEPLVAEGRLHRVLHDYTTPAGGLYVLYPSSRHLSPLIKAFIELAAERWSAARAGETDKAVAALR; encoded by the coding sequence ATGCTCGATCTCAACGATATCGTCGTCTTCGCTCGCGTTGTCGAAGCCGGCAGTTTTACGGCCGCGGCGCGCCAGCTCGGCATGCCCAAGACGACCGTCAGCCGCCGCATTGCCGCGCTCGAGCGTGAGGTCGGGGTCCGTCTCATCCAGCGCACGACGCGCAGCCTCAACATGACCGACGCCGGGCGTCTCTACTACGAAGAGAGCAGCCAGGCGCTCAGGACGATCGAGGAAGCAAATCTGCGCCTCGCGGAAGCCAGGGCGGAGCCGTCAGGCACGATTCGCATTTCCGCTCCCGTCGGCTTCGGCGGCCATTTCCTGACCCGCGCCGTGGTCGACTTTCTGGCAATGTATCCGAAAACCAAGGTCGAACTGCGCCTGACCGACGACAATCTCAACCTTGTCGAGAACGGAATCGATCTCGCTTTCCGCACTGGGATCCTTGCGGACTCGACCCTGATCGCCCGCAAGCTGGGCTCCACGCACAGGCTGCTCTGCGCCAGCCCGGACTATGTCGCCCGCTCAGGGGTTCCGGACGGACCGGCAGATCTCGCCCGCCATCAGTGCGTCATCGCGGGCCCCTCGGCCGCCAGCGCCCACTGGGTGCTGGACGGGCCGCACGGGCAGGAAACGGTGACCGTGGCCGGGCGCTTCGCCGCCAATGAAATGCAGGCGGTCGTTGCCGCCGCGATCGCAGGCTACGGCATCGCCCAGGTGCCCCAGGCGATCGCCGAACCGCTTGTCGCCGAGGGGCGGTTGCACCGCGTTCTCCACGATTACACGACGCCCGCCGGCGGCCTCTATGTCCTCTACCCGAGCAGTCGGCACCTTTCGCCGCTGATCAAGGCATTCATCGAACTTGCAGCAGAGCGATGGAGCGCGGCCCGAGCCGGCGAGACGGACAAGGCCGTGGCCGCGTTGCGCTAA
- a CDS encoding metal-dependent hydrolase family protein: MFDCAAATTATPGHVGCLCHGPEIRYVAERVKLRFSRRDFMTGIAAAATGVGLGTTASAQLQPPPPAPARPILFTNIRLFDGTSPTLREGVRVLVEGNRIKSVQDGGAAVPEEALTIDGAGGVLMPGLIDAHTHLTFSSVPLAVALTADPNYLALRSARAAGDYLMQGFTSARDAGGPVFALKRAIDDGTIVGPRIWPAGAMISQTSGHGDFRTLHDLPRENRDQRHFSERSGAAAIADGVDEVLRRTREQLFLGASHIKVMAGGGVTSDHDPLDSTQYTEAELRAAVDAATGWNTYVTVHAYTPKAIRLAIAAGVKCIEHGHLADEDAARLMAEKGIWWSLQPFLDDEDAAPFPEGSPQRFSQMQVISGTDTAFELAKKHGIKTAFGTDTLFSERIAARQGAQLAKLARWHAPAEVLKMATADNAELLALSGPRSPYTGKLGVIEADALADLLVVGGDPLADISLIADRDNLKVIMKDGQIYKNTL, from the coding sequence ATGTTCGACTGCGCGGCGGCAACGACGGCTACACCCGGGCACGTTGGATGCCTCTGCCACGGGCCCGAAATCCGATACGTTGCCGAGCGCGTCAAACTTAGGTTTTCCCGGCGCGACTTCATGACCGGGATCGCCGCGGCGGCGACCGGCGTCGGCCTGGGAACCACCGCTTCGGCGCAACTGCAGCCGCCTCCCCCGGCGCCGGCGCGGCCAATCCTCTTCACCAACATCCGCCTCTTCGATGGCACCTCTCCGACCCTTCGCGAGGGTGTGCGCGTGCTCGTCGAAGGCAACAGGATCAAATCGGTGCAGGATGGCGGGGCGGCGGTACCCGAGGAAGCGCTGACGATCGACGGCGCCGGCGGGGTATTGATGCCGGGGCTGATCGACGCCCACACGCATTTGACCTTCTCGTCCGTTCCCCTGGCGGTGGCGCTGACCGCCGACCCCAATTATCTGGCGTTGCGCTCGGCCCGGGCTGCCGGCGACTACCTGATGCAGGGGTTCACATCCGCGCGCGATGCCGGTGGACCCGTGTTTGCGCTGAAGCGGGCGATCGACGATGGCACGATCGTCGGTCCCCGCATCTGGCCGGCCGGGGCGATGATCTCGCAGACGTCCGGCCATGGAGACTTTCGCACCCTTCACGATCTGCCCCGCGAAAACCGCGACCAGCGGCATTTTTCCGAGCGCAGCGGAGCGGCTGCCATCGCCGATGGCGTCGACGAGGTGCTGCGGCGAACGCGCGAGCAACTTTTCCTCGGCGCCAGCCACATAAAGGTGATGGCGGGCGGCGGCGTCACCTCCGACCATGACCCGCTCGATTCCACGCAATATACGGAAGCCGAGCTCCGCGCCGCGGTCGATGCAGCGACGGGGTGGAACACTTACGTGACCGTGCACGCCTACACGCCAAAGGCGATCCGGCTCGCGATCGCGGCGGGCGTCAAATGCATCGAGCACGGACACCTCGCCGACGAGGACGCCGCCAGGCTGATGGCGGAAAAAGGCATATGGTGGAGCCTTCAGCCGTTTCTGGATGACGAGGACGCCGCACCATTTCCGGAGGGGTCGCCGCAACGTTTTTCCCAGATGCAGGTCATCAGCGGGACGGATACCGCCTTCGAGCTGGCGAAGAAGCACGGCATCAAGACGGCGTTCGGGACCGACACGTTGTTTTCGGAAAGGATCGCGGCCCGCCAGGGAGCGCAGCTCGCCAAGCTCGCCCGGTGGCACGCGCCGGCGGAAGTGCTGAAGATGGCGACAGCGGACAATGCCGAACTGCTTGCCCTCTCCGGCCCGCGCAGCCCCTATACCGGCAAGCTCGGCGTCATCGAAGCGGACGCGCTCGCCGATTTGCTGGTGGTCGGCGGAGACCCGCTGGCGGACATCTCGCTGATCGCCGACCGGGACAATCTGAAGGTGATCATGAAGGACGGACAGATCTACAAGAATACGCTTTGA
- a CDS encoding DUF1254 domain-containing protein, with translation MELTRRAVALGGAGLLASAAFSPANALESPLIDPVEAADDFWLAVEAYIYGYPLVTTEMTRRVITNVEKPEGSKGPMGHIIKLREYPNASFKDVTAPNADTLYTTAFIDVAKEPWVLSIPDMKDRYFLFPMLDGWTTVFQVPGKRTTGDGAQSYAITGPGWQGDIPDGVTEYKSPTSIVWILGRIYCDGTPEDYKAVHELQDQCKLVPLSAYGKDWTPPPAKVDPSIDMKTAVRDQVNRMDAIEYFSLLSELMKTNPPTAADADTVAKFAQIGIVPGQDFDKSKLNAAFIKRIPEIAFHRIMLHFKFSDGDVKDINGWGYTTGAGIYGTNYLQRALITAIGLGANRPQDAVYPTSLKSKEGILARAYNGANNYVLTFPKGHLPPVRGFWSITMYNDKYFFVDNPINRYSISARQNLKVNPDGSTDIYIQHESPGADKEANWLPAPKEKFVLMMRLYWPDDSPPSILDGSWVIPPVRKA, from the coding sequence ATGGAATTGACACGCCGTGCCGTCGCATTGGGGGGAGCTGGTTTGCTCGCCAGTGCCGCATTTTCACCGGCGAATGCCTTGGAGTCGCCGCTTATCGACCCTGTCGAAGCGGCCGATGATTTCTGGCTGGCCGTCGAAGCCTACATCTACGGCTATCCTCTCGTGACGACGGAGATGACCCGCCGTGTCATCACCAATGTCGAAAAGCCAGAGGGCAGCAAGGGCCCGATGGGCCACATCATCAAGCTTCGTGAATATCCGAATGCGTCCTTCAAGGACGTTACGGCACCAAACGCCGACACGCTCTACACGACCGCGTTCATCGACGTGGCGAAGGAACCATGGGTGCTGTCGATCCCGGACATGAAGGATCGCTACTTCCTGTTTCCGATGCTCGACGGATGGACGACGGTGTTTCAGGTGCCGGGAAAACGAACCACTGGCGATGGCGCGCAATCTTACGCAATCACGGGCCCCGGCTGGCAGGGCGACATTCCCGATGGTGTCACCGAGTACAAGTCGCCGACGAGCATCGTTTGGATTCTCGGCCGGATCTATTGCGACGGCACACCGGAAGACTACAAGGCCGTCCACGAATTGCAGGATCAGTGCAAGCTGGTGCCGCTTAGCGCCTACGGCAAGGACTGGACTCCTCCGCCTGCAAAGGTCGATCCGAGTATCGACATGAAGACCGCCGTGCGCGACCAGGTCAATCGGATGGATGCGATCGAATATTTCAGCCTGCTGAGCGAACTCATGAAAACCAATCCGCCGACAGCCGCGGACGCGGACACGGTGGCGAAATTCGCACAGATCGGCATCGTCCCGGGCCAGGATTTCGACAAAAGCAAACTGAACGCTGCGTTCATCAAGCGCATTCCCGAGATCGCGTTCCACCGCATCATGCTGCACTTCAAGTTCAGCGATGGGGACGTCAAGGATATCAACGGCTGGGGTTACACGACCGGGGCCGGAATCTACGGGACCAATTACCTGCAGCGAGCGCTGATCACGGCCATCGGCCTCGGGGCCAATCGCCCCCAGGACGCCGTCTATCCGACCTCGCTGAAGTCGAAGGAGGGCATTCTTGCTCGTGCCTATAACGGGGCGAACAACTACGTCTTGACCTTCCCCAAGGGACACCTGCCGCCCGTCCGAGGATTCTGGTCGATTACGATGTACAACGACAAGTACTTCTTCGTAGACAACCCGATCAATCGCTACTCGATCAGTGCAAGGCAAAACCTCAAGGTGAACCCGGACGGATCGACGGATATCTACATCCAGCACGAATCCCCTGGAGCAGATAAAGAGGCCAACTGGCTGCCGGCGCCGAAGGAAAAGTTCGTCCTGATGATGCGGCTCTACTGGCCCGACGACAGTCCGCCATCCATTCTGGATGGTTCGTGGGTCATCCCGCCGGTCAGGAAAGCCTGA
- a CDS encoding YcnI family copper-binding membrane protein, which translates to MFKTFITTAAILALGSGAALAHVSLQVKEAPVGSTYKAILQVPHGCEGKPTTTVRVQIPEGVIAVKPQPKAGWTVEKVKGAYAKSYDYYGTPTSEGVKEIIWSGGNLADDEYDEFALRVFLTPDLKAGETLYFPVVQECPGGLAERWIEIPAAGQTSDDLELPAPGLKLLEKVSGH; encoded by the coding sequence ATGTTCAAGACGTTCATTACGACCGCAGCCATACTGGCGCTTGGAAGCGGCGCCGCGCTGGCGCATGTCAGCCTGCAGGTCAAGGAAGCGCCTGTCGGCTCGACCTACAAGGCGATCCTGCAGGTACCGCACGGTTGCGAGGGCAAGCCGACGACGACCGTCCGGGTGCAGATCCCCGAAGGCGTCATTGCGGTCAAGCCCCAGCCGAAGGCCGGTTGGACCGTCGAGAAGGTCAAGGGCGCCTATGCCAAGTCCTATGATTACTACGGCACGCCGACCAGCGAGGGGGTGAAGGAAATCATCTGGAGCGGCGGAAACCTCGCCGACGACGAGTATGACGAATTCGCCCTGCGCGTCTTTCTGACCCCCGACCTCAAAGCCGGCGAGACGCTGTATTTCCCGGTGGTGCAGGAGTGCCCCGGTGGCCTCGCGGAGCGCTGGATCGAGATTCCCGCCGCCGGGCAGACCTCCGACGACCTCGAACTGCCGGCGCCGGGTTTGAAACTGCTTGAAAAAGTCTCTGGACATTGA
- a CDS encoding copper resistance CopC/CopD family protein: MLAAMKLPPGLSRVAAAALAWLFLATAALAHASLTATEPRDGAVVPTAPTTLALSFSEPVSPLALKLVKPDGSAVALERFSLRDRTVEIEVPPDLSAGTHALSWRVVSEDGHPVAGSIVFSIGSPSGSSYAGEEIDWQVRATLWLGRIALYAGLFFGVGGVFALNWFLQGARAGLRFIAATLAIGLAGTALSAGFQGLDALGVPLSALAEPRLWSTGLETSFGRTVVVMTAALALAGVALVSRRQQVARWTSLLALIAGSLALSLSGHASAADPQWLMRPSVFLHAIAITLWVGALVPIARLLRAGHAHALKALHRFSVFIPFSVAVLVAAGIVLLVVQVGQPSALLATAYGNIFLVKLALLLILFALAAINRWVLTDRVETGDQGAARYLVRSIAAETLLVLLVFGVAASWRFTPPPRALVTVAAEPASVHIHGEKAMAEVTITPGRPGPVEASALIMAGDFSALDPKEVTLVFSNPSAGVGDIKRKASKATDGTWRTSDLLLPLPGLWKIRLDILISDFEITRIEGEIQIGP; encoded by the coding sequence ATGCTCGCGGCCATGAAACTCCCGCCCGGTCTTAGCCGGGTAGCTGCCGCCGCTCTGGCCTGGCTTTTCCTGGCAACGGCAGCCCTTGCCCATGCGTCACTGACCGCGACCGAGCCGCGGGACGGCGCGGTCGTTCCTACCGCGCCCACAACACTTGCGCTGTCGTTCAGCGAACCCGTGTCCCCTCTGGCGTTGAAGCTGGTCAAGCCGGATGGGTCCGCGGTCGCGCTCGAGCGGTTTTCGCTCCGGGATCGCACGGTGGAAATCGAAGTACCGCCTGACCTTTCCGCTGGCACGCACGCCCTTTCCTGGCGCGTGGTCTCCGAAGACGGACACCCGGTCGCAGGCTCGATCGTTTTTTCCATAGGCTCGCCTAGCGGGTCGAGCTATGCCGGCGAAGAGATCGACTGGCAGGTGCGCGCCACACTCTGGCTAGGCCGGATCGCGCTTTATGCGGGCCTGTTCTTCGGCGTCGGAGGCGTCTTCGCCTTGAACTGGTTCCTGCAAGGAGCGCGCGCAGGGCTGCGGTTCATCGCGGCAACGCTCGCCATCGGGCTTGCCGGGACCGCTTTGTCCGCAGGGTTTCAGGGACTGGACGCGCTTGGCGTGCCGCTTTCGGCCCTGGCCGAGCCTCGGCTGTGGTCGACCGGGCTCGAAACAAGCTTCGGCAGGACCGTTGTCGTGATGACCGCCGCGCTTGCTCTTGCAGGCGTCGCGCTCGTCTCGCGCCGGCAGCAGGTCGCGCGGTGGACGTCGCTCCTGGCGCTGATCGCGGGTTCGCTCGCTCTCTCCCTCAGCGGCCACGCCAGCGCCGCCGACCCGCAATGGCTGATGCGCCCGAGCGTCTTCCTCCATGCAATCGCGATCACGCTGTGGGTCGGTGCCCTGGTGCCCATCGCAAGGCTGCTCCGGGCCGGCCACGCGCATGCGCTCAAGGCCCTGCATCGCTTCTCTGTCTTTATCCCCTTCTCCGTCGCCGTTCTCGTGGCGGCGGGCATCGTGCTGCTGGTCGTGCAGGTGGGACAGCCCTCGGCACTCCTCGCCACGGCCTATGGCAATATCTTTCTGGTCAAGCTCGCCCTCCTCCTCATTCTTTTCGCCTTGGCGGCAATCAATCGATGGGTGCTGACCGATCGCGTCGAAACCGGCGATCAAGGCGCCGCCCGGTATCTCGTGCGCTCGATCGCCGCCGAGACGCTTCTGGTGCTGCTGGTCTTCGGCGTGGCGGCTTCGTGGCGTTTCACGCCGCCGCCGCGGGCGCTCGTGACGGTCGCTGCGGAGCCCGCCTCGGTCCACATTCACGGAGAGAAGGCGATGGCGGAAGTAACGATCACACCCGGCCGACCGGGACCGGTGGAAGCCTCTGCCCTCATCATGGCCGGCGACTTCTCCGCCCTTGACCCGAAGGAGGTCACCCTCGTCTTTTCCAACCCGTCGGCCGGCGTCGGCGACATAAAACGCAAGGCGAGCAAGGCGACAGATGGAACCTGGCGCACGTCCGACCTCCTGCTGCCCCTCCCCGGCCTCTGGAAAATCAGGCTCGACATATTGATCAGCGATTTCGAGATCACCCGGATCGAGGGGGAGATTCAGATCGGGCCGTAG